DNA from Chaetodon trifascialis isolate fChaTrf1 chromosome 14, fChaTrf1.hap1, whole genome shotgun sequence:
tctctttgcAACCACACACTTAGCAacagagactgacagacagaggaagagtaaaaataaagttttaaagaAAAAGTATCAGTTTACAATGCTAGCACtaataaaaaaatcataaaacaatGTTCTTGATTGCTGCCAAACTCAGTCTTTTCCTCATCTtaccagcagctgctgtggactgatgccagcctgctgcagtgtgtcacagaCTTTATGGAGTGGACTTTTTCCACACAGACAACCCCAGAACATAAAGTTTCCTGCAAAGAACACACAAGAGCACAGCATTCATTTAGGATTTGTGTCGTGTGCTCCCTCTATGTCTGATGTCATTTTGATTTCTGTACACTAAAGGTTAAATTGAGTTTCTTTTGTCCTCCACAAGGACTTGTGGAGATCTTACCTGTGCTTATTTTACACATGCGTATTTGTTTTATACATAATATTAATTTCAATGTGCCATAATGTGTGAGATGAACAAAATGCTACACATAACCTCTTACTGTTTTAATGGTATCTATCAGGGTGACTGGGTATAGATTAAGGCATATAATGTGCATACATATGTTGCCATACCTAATTTATTCCATTCAGGTTCAGCCATGCGGATCACCCTCAATTTCCCGTCCTCTGTGTACTCCATCTGGGAGAGGAAGGCTTGGGCAGGCAGGGGTGAGTCGGGCGAGTCCTGGGCAAAGGAAACACTGGGTCTCGAGGTGAGCTGGGCATAGCGTTGCAAGGTGGGTCGAACGCGGGACAGTTCATCCTCTATGCCTCTGAGGGAGTCCTGCTGTGTGGGAGGACATAAGAGAGTTTATGATCAGTTATGAGGAACAATAAAGAGGTTTAAGGTGACCACCAAGGAACAGCAGTCACCTAACTGTTAGCCACAAACCTTAAGTAAGCCTGTTATGTAGATAGATAATGTTTGTGGGAGTACCATTAACAAGTTTTCTGTATGTctatgtgtacgtgtgtgtgcatgtgtgtcctcacaTTCTTAGAGCAGGCCTCCACATCAGCAGTAGAGTGCAGGTGCTGGATGCCAGTGTAGAGCTGAAGCAGTTTCAGCTGTGAAGAGCACAGCTGGATTAATGCTGGATCTACTTCCTCCGGGTCTGTAATGCAGAAGCATAAATAGAGACCAACCATTGGTGTATGAATGATATGCAGGCGGGGCTGCATGGGCTGTAAGACTGAATGAACAGAATGAACAAATCATTTGCCACAGATGGACAAAACTAAATAtatgaatacataaataattATAGAATCAAATGTTTACAGTTGGAGAGCAGCAAGATAAACATTTGACTGGCAGCTGATGTGTAACATCAGCTATCATAAGAAGCAAGCCAGGTTTACTTTATCAGTGCTTCATAATGAACGTGCTGATTTCATTAATGCATTACTGTCCGTCAGTCTCAAACCTGGAGTGAATATAATGGGTATTACAACAAAGTAGACAACCTACAGcttcatctatctatctatctatctatctatctatctatctatctatctatctatctatctatctatctatctatctatctatctatctatctatctatctatcgataGATTCATAGATAAATACATGTGTGAATAATATATACAAATGTGTAAATATATCTATAAATTAATAAAGAACCACACAATAAATGAAATTTaacatttatatatttcatgtttaaattGTGATTTActtaatattatattacataatgatttattaatttatttcagtACTTCATTATATAAgtatttacatataaatattttcagttttggcccTTCATGGCTACGGTCTGTGAGCAGACATCAATCAAAGgactcaatcaatcaatcaaaggAGAACAAGGACCACGGATCCTGGCTAAAAGTTAGCCAAGGGAAATCCTTTTTCACTCTCTGTATCAATACATTTTcccttccattttttttttcattgattcaccttgcacacaaacaagcacgCAAACCctaatctcacacacacaagtggcTCTGGCTACAGCCACACTAATACGATCCTCGTCCAGAAAAGCATGTTCGCACTGTTTCAGActgtctcacaaacacacatgcatacatgtgcaCTAAATATTGATGTCTTAATCCGGACATGCAAATGCTCTGAACATCGACAAGTTGCACTCAGTGTGTGTTAAAAAGGCGTCAAGCTCAGACTCTACTGTTGTATGTACTGTTTTCTACATTGTTTCATTTCCGTTGTTAAATTCTGTGAAACTGACACCACGATGTagtgaataaatacataattcCAGCTTTTCGCcttttttgggttgttttttcttcttcagttaCGAGGACATCCTGATGTATCGTAGACATCACGATTGTTACTGTATCATTATCGTGGCAACGGATTGTGAAAGTATggtatcatcattattattatcccACTCTTAATGGTATTAACATTCACATTAGATTTTACATTACATTCctttacatttcaaacatttacctaaggacaattttcaCAAACCAGTTCATGACACTTTAGTTTTAATGTGGTACATCTGAGAAGAGAAGAATATGTTTTCTTAATAATAAACTGATACTTTACCTTGTTGCTTCAGAGTGTCATGTAAGGCACGTGTGATGTTCGTAAGACATGAGACAGGAACATTCTTGTTTGACAGCAGAGACTCCAAAGCCTGAAAGGGAATGTGAAGACTGCAGTTACAAAGGTGACTGTTACTACTGACCACAATATACCTCTCTATTAACATGTGAGGCCAGTACTGAATATTCGATTGTACCTGCTTCTTAATGGCAGGATGTTTGATATCCAGCAGCACACTTCTGGCTTCAGACTCCAAAATATCTGATatgaaaatgtgattaaaacCACACAGAAGAACACAGATTCACCGCTCTCTCATCTCATACCATTGTATCTCCATCTTTATTCTGCTCTCGCTCTTGTATCTCTTACCAGGCTCCACTTCTCTGTTCCTTAGTATAGCAGTCAGTCTCTTTAAGAGGTGCATATCTTTGGCTCGCTCGCTTTTCTTGTCACTGAAATgaggacaacacagagaaatggTGTTTGGATGCACTGCTGGAAGCCCTAATTACAAGGCTGCCTTTAACAACCTGTGGACTGGGGAAGGAATCACTGTAGTGGAAACCTTTggctgtaaaaataaatgatgaccAGTCCAGTTGCCATTATATTCCCTGCCATCAACCATCTCTAGCATGATGCTAATGAAGCTGTTGGCTTGAGCAGGTAAATTATGTGAAAAATAAGTAGCATGTGCCTGAACCTGAGCTATACTATACAAACACAGCGACCAATAACTTAATAGTCGATGCTATCAACACTAACTAACTGACTATATGTTTTTTGTACGGTTTAGACATGTGAGATATAAcaagtgagctttagaggtgctggacTACTCATTTAAAATGCCAGCTGATCTCTGGTACCTTTgaggttcagtgtgtgtgtgtgtgtgtgtgtgtgtgtgtgtgtgtgtgtgtgtgtgtgtgtgtatgtgtgtataccaGTGTTTCTAAAttccggtcctcaggcccccctgccctgcatgttttagatgttacctgcttcaacacacctgattcaaatgatcagctcgttatcaggccactgcagagcttgatgacgagctgatcatttgaatcaggtgtggtggaggagggaaacatctaaaacatgcagggcaggggggcctgagGACGGAATTGAGAAACGCTGGTGTATACCAACCTGAGGGCCAGGTGGAAGGGGATGTTCACTGTCCTCAATGCTCCTGTGATGGGATCAAGCAGACACACCTGCTGGGTGTGGAGTTGCCAACCCTGACTGGTCACACTGTTCACCCCCATCAGACGATAACCAGCATACAGCAACCTGGaagcgcgcacgcacgcacgcacacacacacacacacacacacacacacacacacacaccagatgaCTTATCTCTTATTGTGTGCTGTTCCCCAGTGTGTCGATCTTATTCCCACAGTGTATGTTTCTGTGCTATGCTAATAATGAAGATGCACAGGTGCTGCTTTTTGTGGAGAAACAGCTGTACATGAACACTTTCATTTTGAGAGTACATGGTTTATACCTGCAGTGTTTGCCCACAGTGAAGGCTCCAACTCGAGGCCCCTGCTGCATCCCCCATACCTCCAGGATTCCCCTGCGGGGGGCATAGATGACCAGGAACAGAGCGTGGCGTCTGGGAAGGGAGGTGGAAGGGGAGAACTCCCGATCACCTTGTTCCTCTGGAACTTGCAGCCAGCCCAACTGAGCATCTCGGTAACCTGCAGTTGAATTAATGAAGTTATGCTGAAATCATAGAGACACACTAACAACTTGCAATTCTGAATGCATGACTGCATCACAACTGAATTTAAAGACTGAACTGAGTTTGATAGACAGCACGAAAGGGTTCAATGTGTGCTCTCGGACTACATTAACACTTCAGACGTGTATAACTGTTGTACATTGTTGTTTATGCATTCAAGTCTTGACATGTGAACCATGGTCACTCAATTCTAaaaaagagacaagagaaagaCAATATACAGGAAGAGTAAAAATGCTCTACCTTTGCAAGGTCATGCTGAACCTATTCAATTCTTAACAAAACCTTTACATTATTCATTTCTTAGCGCTTGGCCTTTTCTCTCTACTTTCTCTCACCTTTCCACATTCGAATGGAAATGCCCCTGGCCAAGTCCAGCAGCGTCACTCGGCCGAAATCATCCGTCACTCCAGCCAGCATGTtgcagggggacagacagatggactcACCGTGGCGGCGAGAGTCTGGTAGACCAAATCtggacaggagaggacagacaaaAGGACATCAGCAAGCTACTGTTGCCAACATGGAGCACAACAGAGTATTGCTGCATTTGTGCTGAGATGTCATGATTGGTACCTGATGCTCATTGGCGTCGCAGGCTCCACCTTGGGCTTCTGTTTCTGAACaacctcttcttcactcttacTCTTGTTCCAACCCAACCATccactgagaggaaaacagcaagacagcaatgatgaaaaacagataCAGAGGCAGTGAACAAGAGACAAATAATGAGGAATCCATAGAAGGAGAGGATTAAGGGAGACTAAAGTGTAAGAAAAGGTAATAAGGAGAAGAGACAACACACTTGGATGCAcaagaaagagagtgaaaggACATTCAAGACAGGGTGAAACCAAACTACCCTCCTGTTCAGATAAGCTGGCAAatacagcagcagtgcagcatcCACAGTCTGCCATGaatcaaatgcacacacacaggtgcaccgGACagtcctgtttgtcttttaaacTATGCACCGCACACTGTGAGATGTGCTTGTTagttagtttgttttgttttttctgttttactttgtCTTAACTGCTGTATGTTTTTGGAAATTGCTATTGAACTGAAATTATGTTTGGTAAAATTATTGTTAATGCATGCAGATAATCTTGCTTATACACACAAGGAAGCTTGGTTTtactcacatgcatgcatgcatgcacgcacgcacatacacacctgGCAGCACTGAAGAGGGCAGAGGTGAGTTTACTGGCCACAGCCAGAGCCacgtgagagaggagaggctgggAGCTTCCCTGTCGACAGACAGAGAAGCACCACAGTTGAATTTACTCTCCAAAATGCATTCAAAGGCACACTGTTGTCTTACATTGTGCACTGCAGGTCATTTTCACCACTTATGTTGGAAGATAACACAAAGTACTTAACGTAAATGCACAATTATGTACATGTATTATGTAATTCTTATTGGAAATAAACAGCCTAACTTGCTCCATTTTTTTGTCACTCACTCACCTCTACAGCATAGTAAAAGCCTGTGTACGGCCCACCTCCCACAGTGACATACTGGCTCATGGCAGGGGGGCTTCCCTTGACTGAAGCATTAAATCCCCCCAGGATAGatgcatttttcatctggtCAAACACGCATAGCGTCATAATGCCTAACAGCAGGCGAGATGAACGGAGAACAGGGATGAATGACAGGAATTAGAGCAGTAAATACAGTACTTTGCTGTGAAAGTCAAAGAGTCATTCCATTTTATCCTACCTATCAATTTTTTGCTGCCAATACCGATTGTATTGCACTGTCCATGAGCTACATCGGCCAACACACGACCAATGGACCTGACCACCTCGATCATATGACTCTGTGGTCTTCACTGACACTCCGTTACCAGAAATATTCCTCTCCAACGTGCGTTCATTGTGCAACAAATTGGATGAACGATAACTACTGGTGgggaaaaacattttccattttatttcagaGCTTCACAGAGATGTGGCTGTATGGATCGATACTGGACTCTGGTGACAGATCTTTTCAGCAAAGCTTTTTATACACACAGTGGCTGGTGTGATTATGTGACAGTGATCCTGCAGTACTGGTCTCCTGACCTGGAACCATTTTTCATAAACTGTAAACCTTGTTTCATTCACATTGTTTGCTGTTTACGTTCCACAGCGGGCCAACGTGCATGAGGCACAGTGCATGCTCGCCAACTGTGTGGAGCAGACAAACCTGGGCTCCACAGTTATTGTCCTCAGCCACTTAAACAAAGGTAATCTCAGCCATGAATTTCCCAAATACAGTTTTACAATGCCCACGGCCCAATGTTTTGGATCACTACCATAATACAATCACACCAATCACACCATACCCCAGGCTGGACCAGGACAGACTCATCATTCACTCTCCTGATGGATTATACATTTGTTATGCATTTACAAAGAAACATGACAAAGTCACCCTGCTAAACTTGGCCAGCTCGCAGAAAATGAAAGCTTGCTTAGCTTTGTTTTCAAAGCCAATAAGATGAGCTGGACCTTTGCCTGCACTGCAACTTTTTTCTCTGAATGGATATTTCAAATGcagatttattcaaaattcattttcattcaagcTCAAAATATTTGTGTCCATTGGCCTATATCACTTGATGCCTTGCTAATTACGTCCATGGCATTTCCTTACACTACTTAGCTAGATTTTTTGGTGGACTGCCACTCAATATTGTCAAAATGCTAAAACTATTCCTAAAGTCAGACTAACATTTGATCATGTGATCAGTTATAGCTGACCGACGCATGGAAACTCACCAGAGGAATAATTGTTACATAGCCTTCAAAATGAGACACAACTTACCCGTGCACATATGTACGCATCATTGGTGCGCACTGGCATTTAAACAACTAGCACTACACCTCTGAGCGACACTTTTTACAGTTCTTTAATTCACACCGTCACACTGCCACCTGGTGAAGATCCTAATACACTAGAAAGCAGTCAACTAACCTGTACTGCTGTGCCAGCTGCTATAACAACAAAAACCAGTCAACACACAGCCGATATAGCTCATACACAATCAATTGGTATCAGCGACAAACTAACTATATTCTTTAGTTTAACCAACTaatcctccctccacccccatATTCACAGATGCTACATGTTACATTAATGCACTTTTTTTGGATTACATCTTGGATTACTATTTTGCAAATACTTTGCACATTCCTGAACAAAACTGCACAGCTCTTTCATTTGAATAACGTATTACACAGATTTATTGTtgtcttatttcattgtttattttgcatttatgcTGTTAGACTTGCAGTTCTTTATCATTGTTCTGTTATGTTCATTGTTATGCCTTGAACACACAAGGCACATGCCTTGTATGTGAAAACCTACTTGGCAATAAACCTACTCTGATTCTGATAAATCAAAAGGTGGTTAAGAAAGAGCCAACAAACGGTGTGAACAAAAATCaatcactgaaaaaaaagtctCTTACCCACACTGCTATGGTCCACAATGGTTTCCATGTCCTGCAGACCCCACTTCTTATAGGCCAGGGGAGGAGGCTGGATCACatcactgcctgctgctgccgctggaTGCAAAGTGCAGTTGTACTACTATTTGATTACTAAATCTTTGACAAGGGATTTCAGCAACCATTGCCTTTAGCTAGTACACAAAACTGGGGTGCTGTGCTTTCACTGTAACAAGATCACTTTGGGCCATGAAGCACGTTCACAGGTGGgagcacacacttgcacacagcaCTACTAGATGCTGTGTCATCCAGTCATCTAAGCCTGCATCATGGCAGAGCTTCACAGCTGTTATGGCCCGTACAGCAAActaaacactcacacatgcatggCACGCAGAGTCGTGTTTTGAAACAACTACTGTCACACATTTCTGATAtctgccacacatgcacacctgccTCCCTGAATATAAACACACAAGCATATGAATATAGTGTAAACACTCTACTGTAAGTtgaatgcacacatacacacacaattacacacatgctcatacaAGCAACAGTACCTCTTGCAACCTGGTTCCTGCAGGCACGCAGAGACTGAAAGAGGCTGAAGCCATCAATGGTGACCAGAGCAGCACGGTAGAGGATACTTAACTCTTCATGCTGTGATAGGATCAAATCAGTAATTGTACATTTTTGGGATACGGTCAAAAGCTCTGGAAAAGACAGTACACGAATCTAACCTCAGAATATTTGATCACAGAAATGTTCAAGAATTGATCTCCACATTCACTAATACAGTTAgtgttcagcattttgggaaatggaCTTATTCGCTTTCTAATCAATCACATTAGAAGATATCACTCTAAAACCTGTATGGTAAACATGTACCTCCAATCAGCAGGaagttagcttagtttagcttataAAAAAGACCACAACCAGAGGGGAAATAGCCATCCTGGCTCTGTCAAAAGGTAACAAAATTGACCAACCAGCACTGCTAAGGCTCACTTGTTGGCAAGTTatagttcatttatttatttctcacctaactcttggcaagaaaatgaaaaggcacattttccaaaatgttaaactgttcctttaaatgtGAACATCATTTCTCATTCACAATTCTGACACAACTGCTTGGTGTGTGTATTACCTGCTCAGTTATCCCAGGATGGCGAGGGATCTCATATGTGCGACATTTGAGCCTCAGTACAGGGTCCTCATGCAGCAACTGGGCCAGGAGCAGAACCCCAGTCTGACGAGAAACAATCGCTTTCCCATTTAATACTGACATTCCTGACTATTTATAGAGTACATTGACTGGTTCCATATTCTTTTTTCTGCTAATCATCTGCACAAAAGCACCGCAGTACACAACAAGGAGAGATAACACTGTACTTTAGACTGACGAGGTACCTCTGTGTAGAAGCGCACATAGCCAGAACTGAAACCCACGACTACACATGTCCAGTCAGGCCTCCCTGTGGagctcctacacacacacacacacacacacacacacacacacacacacacacacacacacacacacacacacacacatatataatgtAAAACCAGCTATTATGACATAAACGTACACTTCCAGAGACATCTCTTCAATTTCACATAATAGTAATTCTTACCTTTTCTGGCTTGCCAGTGGTATACAGATAGAgctgctcacacactctctgtagTGAAAAAAACATAGACAAAGTAGGATGTAGTGTCTGTATGACTGAGCTCACTTCACAGCTCCCTCTCACAGGAGACCTAAACCTATCCATCATCTCATGGTTCATTTCGTTTCCCCACAACCGACGACTCTTTATTCTTCTTCCATTATAGTGTGATGATTAATCACTTCGCCTTACATATACTTTCAGCATTTTCAGTCCTTCTGAAGTTAGTCTAGTTTGACTCttagggtgaatcccatttctcttttctacccctaccccttagccctaccccttgtcccttgccccttgaaacggagtgccaaggggtagggccgaaagtcaacccctccaaattgggacaccccttcgacaaccgcgtacgtcatcagtagtcaccgctgcctcttacgtaggcagatgcaACAAGCGTTTGCCGGAGATCTCGGGGAATCATGCCGTCTGCCGCTGTGGTCTGTTGCATGGGCTATTGGGACACATGGATAACTGTGATCTCATGATCTCTGATTTCATATAAACCAGTGATGTTAACGTTACTTGGGTTACAACATCCATATAACACGTTAGCACGGATTGTCGCAATTCGTACACAACTTCAGTGGAGTTACaggctaatgctaccgtcacattcgatttgtgtatgacattcctgcatgttgtatcccataacGCTGTCAATGTAACCGAATATCAGCAGCGAGGTTGCccgaagttattattgataacgttatcactgtagattatcatcagggctgcccacagagcaccgctagtggcattcagcctggcaacggtaaccacgtaactgaagcctcgactactatcgatttttttcgggggattttttacgaggaaaatgaccactacacattgaaacaacgttaaaatagacaataaagtggttttcgtacattttaaaactttattcatggagaaaatacttcGTAAATCaaaatctgtcgtacccctccgtttggagtgtgcctcggaaaaatctccatttggaggagtacatagccctaccacttccccctacccctccgtcataatgggaattgggacacccctacccctccacgtgaacgcgcaaaacggaggggtagggccaagggggagggccaaggggtgaaatgggattcagccttacCCTTCGTCAGTGCTGAGGGTTCCAGTCCAGGACACTGCCAGAGTCATCTCCTCTCTGCCGCTGTCATCTGAGCGCCACTTAGCTGTGAGGATTaacaaacaataataacaataacagtaatATAGACCTCCTCTGTGCACTAAGATATGAGTGTGTGTCCGTTTCAATATCTGACCTGAGAGAAAGACAGCCTTCTGCTCTCGAGCCACGACCAGCAGGTCAGAGCAAGGTGACAGGGACACGACACAGTCCTGCAGCCAGGGTCCACTCTGCCCTGTTGCCCCGTCCTCCACCTGGAGGGTAAAGAGGAAAGTCAGTGGGTAGACACCTTCCAATCTACTCTACCTGTCCCTTTAGCAAGAAATCAAACACTCATTTAATATTCTACTCCATTCCAAAATTCCATGAGCTGCTGTTCAATGTCAGTTCAGTCCCTGACATTTTTCCACCATCATTCAACAATTCAAATGGTTTCAACAAACACTTTGATTAGAAAATATAAGTAATTAACGATCAAGTGGACTGTCGTCAAGTGGACTGATCAACACTGTACATTTGTTAGCAAATGATACAGTTTTACAATACCAGGAAAAGGACAACGTGAGAATAGATGACAAAATACAAAAGGGCTGACCATTTTGGCAGAAGTGGCTTCCTCTTTGCTGTCACCACTGTCCCATGCTGACTCCCAGTCAGACGTATCCCAAGAcagctcattttctgttttggaaaagggaaacagaaattGAATTACAATTAGGTTTAACATGTTACACCATATTTAACATTAATTTGTGACATTGTAATTTCATATGCAGGTGTTATATGGCCGGCTGAAAGATTATTTTATACATGTGgagtatttatgtgtgtttttcatttgtttaattcttTATATGTTTTACTGTAAAGCACAGTGATCTTACCTGTGTATGGTATGtgttatacaaataaaactgacatgACCATGCTGACAGGGCAGCTTGTGCAAATGTGAGGactaataaatatataaaggactgaaaaaaatattattagaGGGGTCCCAGCAGttctgtgtgtgaaagtgttaaAACCATCTGCTAAAAATATTGACTTAATACAAAAGAGGAGAGTTAAAGACATGTCATTCTGCCACAgcaacaaaaagagagaggacaagAGGGGAAGGGTTGACGAGGGTTGTGCCACAGGGAAATAACCTAAAAATATTCAAAGTGGGTGGCTGACAAGGTAAAAGAACAATCAGCAAAATCCAGGACGTGATCCCTTTGCCATAGACATTTACTATGCTTGATGCCCTGGTGCAGTGTGTCTGGTGGATAGTGTTGATGACACATTCTGGATGTCTTGAAGAACACAGATTAAAGCAACTGAGCACAAAACATGCAAGTGTCCTTTCTGTGATTGTGTATGGATATAGCTGCTCTCTTTTGTTGAGCATCCTACAGTGATGCGTTCAGGTGGGATGACTCATCCTCGCCGTTCAGTGTCCTGCTGGTGCTGCGGAGCACAAATAGCTCGATCGACCATTCGCTTTACAAAGTATTGTCATCAAATAACTTGTCTTGGTAACAACAGTCAGGCCATTAAAGGTAGTTGTTATTCATGGCGTTCATGCAAGATGTTGTTCCTGTATTTCTCACATATGCATGGCACTATTTTGTAGCATACTTAAAAAGAACACCTTAAtcaacagaaaactgctgtGCGTTAGAGGGCGGCAGATTGATGTCGCTTAAGATCATGTAATTCTCCCAGCTGTAACCAAAAAGTATGACGTGAACGTTAGTTCACAACAAACGAACTTTCCAACCATTAACCGCCTGGCTGCAACGTTATTTAGCTTTAACTGTTGTTTTTAGTCCTCAGCCCTGCTAGCATTAATTAATCTTAATACGGT
Protein-coding regions in this window:
- the rab3gap2 gene encoding rab3 GTPase-activating protein non-catalytic subunit isoform X2 — encoded protein: MSCSLVEFCRLQELKTVRDYLFQSQKTEPAGEKNQTENELSWDTSDWESAWDSGDSKEEATSAKMVEDGATGQSGPWLQDCVVSLSPCSDLLVVAREQKAVFLSAKWRSDDSGREEMTLAVSWTGTLSTDEGECVSSSICIPLASQKRSSTGRPDWTCVVVGFSSGYVRFYTETGVLLLAQLLHEDPVLRLKCRTYEIPRHPGITEQHEELSILYRAALVTIDGFSLFQSLRACRNQVARAAAAGSDVIQPPPLAYKKWGLQDMETIVDHSSVGIMTLCVFDQMKNASILGGFNASVKGSPPAMSQYVTVGGGPYTGFYYAVEGSSQPLLSHVALAVASKLTSALFSAASGWLGWNKSKSEEEVVQKQKPKVEPATPMSIRFGLPDSRRHGESICLSPCNMLAGVTDDFGRVTLLDLARGISIRMWKGYRDAQLGWLQVPEEQGDREFSPSTSLPRRHALFLVIYAPRRGILEVWGMQQGPRVGAFTVGKHCRLLYAGYRLMGVNSVTSQGWQLHTQQVCLLDPITGALRTVNIPFHLALSDKKSERAKDMHLLKRLTAILRNREVEPDILESEARSVLLDIKHPAIKKQALESLLSNKNVPVSCLTNITRALHDTLKQQDPEEVDPALIQLCSSQLKLLQLYTGIQHLHSTADVEACSKNDSLRGIEDELSRVRPTLQRYAQLTSRPSVSFAQDSPDSPLPAQAFLSQMEYTEDGKLRVIRMAEPEWNKLGNFMFWGCLCGKSPLHKVCDTLQQAGISPQQLLSLLLSVWLQREKEVLQKPEETVRNLHTLLITLSNMTGAVEESWDPQSVSPWWQQVRCTCIQSHNAAAALLAAFVAHHAAKASIASRADSKLQSEWEAVSLELEQWVVCVRQLEDVLVLQTLLLVPPPQGAAGGAAAQCSIKTLLEGGTGGVADSVAKWVFRHSLPPERLKEILQKREDKEAEDKLEQKTGEDRKQQQEEKSQEDTDRTAELLVAVCQRFPHSLSPDLLFAHCCWEYVVQWNKDPEEGRYLCWAVEHLKLVSSPHIQLGISTMMWSTFIVKRLSAAAFLMEKVGKAPKDRLCRRDVGMGDKAVTSFLGCCVQLLQILMEVTGVLVKNHCPLSFMSYYADSAVEEVSAPELSVEEAWCSAEGPVSIAELALEQKGVHYPLVQHHCLLASLLHAAMTFTLRVKPLSLFDSKGKNAFFRDLTTIQLMPSGDMDPCLISIRQEFLLRVLTSWVQAIDDSYSLASGTRSPPLPSSGPSAEWWPTLCLELGCLLQVNPDILRRHLVCELYNQNLDLRAEDVMLEVEDKDVLGSQLLVLTGQRLSYALLHSQSQTQAAMELLARLPPTLCTWLKAMDPSELRCPLVPLSQTSRLVGRLIEILPENHAQYSLALHLLEAVEALTLDN